A genomic region of Solanum dulcamara chromosome 2, daSolDulc1.2, whole genome shotgun sequence contains the following coding sequences:
- the LOC129880562 gene encoding squamosa promoter-binding-like protein 16, producing the protein MESSSSKRAKAPGSIAHCLVDGCSSDLSECREYHRRHKVCEVHSKTAKVTIAGRDQRFCQQCSRFHSLVEFDDGKRSCRKRLDGHNRRRRKPQPDSMAKNSGLLFGQQGTKLLSFSSQQIFPSAVVSSAWADVEKRDSDMVLYNNQSHINYMDSQNSFPDSSAHSYKGGSQFQFMQGSDRSLTEASSICQPLLEHPTSAAGISSSGQKIFSSGLNEIVDSDRALSLLSSAPAVTREIGLSHMVQQPASIPRSQSHGLQYGGLSHFPFAQDFNSRPQDSHVSDSSSPLHFHDMLQNAQDGSSTSGGSQQTLAFMWD; encoded by the exons ATGGAATCATCCTCATCAAAGAGGGCCAAGGCACCAGGGAGTATAGCTCATTGCTTGGTTGATGGATGTAGTTCAGACCTCAGTGAATGCAGAGAGTATCACCGCCGGCATAAAGTTTGTGAGGTCCATTCAAAGACTGCCAAAGTAACCATTGCCGGTCGAGACCAACGCTTCTGTCAGCAATGCAGCAG GTTTCATTCATTGGTAGAGTTTGATGATGGAAAGAGAAGCTGTCGGAAACGTCTTGATGGACACAACAGGCGTCGAAGGAAGCCTCAGCCAGATTCTATGGCCAAAAATTCTGGATTACTTTTTGGCCAACAAG GAACAAAACTCCTGTCATTTAGCAGTCAACAAATATTTCCAAGCGCAGTTGTGAGCTCTGCATGGGCTGATGTTGAAAAAAGGGACAGCGATATGGTATTATACAACAACCAATCACATATAAATTACATGGACAGTCAAAACTCGTTCCCTGATTCTTCGGCTCATAGCTATAAAGGAGGAAGCCAATTCCAGTTCATGCAAGGCAGTGACCGCAGTCTCACTGAAGCTTCTTCAATCTGCCAGCCACTTCTTGAACATCCCACTTCTGCAGCAGGAATTTCTAGCAGCGGACAAAAGATCTTCTCCAGTGGATTAAATGAAATTGTTGATTCTGATCGTGCTCTCTCTCTTCTGTCATCAGCACCCGCTGTAACTAGGGAGATTGGTTTGAGTCACATGGTGCAGCAGCCTGCCTCTATCCCGCGTTCCCAGTCACATGGCCTGCAGTATGGTGGTCTAAGCCATTTCCCTTTTGCTCAAGATTTCAATAGCAGACCTCAAGATTCACATGTTAGCGACAGCAGCAGCCCTCTCCATTTCCATGATATGTTGCAAAATGCACAAGATGGATCATCTACAAGTGGTGGCTCTCAGCAAACACTAGCCTTTATGTGGGACTAA